The sequence AATACGGGCCGGTTTATGGCTTTGACGTGGAAGAAATTCCGGCGCAGGACATTGATAATGTTGAAATAAGCTCGACAAAGATAAGAAAGGCTTTACAGGCAGGAGATGTGCGGACTGCCAATGCTTTTCTCGGTTATTCATATACATTGACCGGAAAAGTTATAAAAGGCCGGCAATTGGGCCGAACCCTTGGTTATCCGACTGCGAACCTGTCTGTTTCCGATAAATACAAGCTTATTCCGGCGAATGGCATATATGTTGTAGAAGTAAATTATGGGAATAAAACATATAAGGGTATGATGAGTATAGGCTTGAATCCAACCGTGAACAGTGGTAAAGACCGGAGTATTGAAGTTAATATCCTGGATTTTGAGAAAGATATATATGGGGATGATCTTACAATCAGTTTTATTGACAAAATTCGTGATGAAGAGAAATTTGAGAGCCTTGAAAAGCTGAAGCTGCAATTAGGGAAGGATAAGCAGCAGACCCTGAA comes from Bacteroidota bacterium and encodes:
- a CDS encoding bifunctional riboflavin kinase/FAD synthetase; protein product: MKVYSDIKQFKGVKFPVVTSGTFDGVHVGHQRIIQRLTEVAKHSGGETVLLTFYPHPRMVLFPDDNELKLLNTQEEKIRLLEKQGIDHLIIYPFTKKFSRLSSVNFIRDILVNSIGTKKLVIGYNHHFGRNREGSFEHMKEYGPVYGFDVEEIPAQDIDNVEISSTKIRKALQAGDVRTANAFLGYSYTLTGKVIKGRQLGRTLGYPTANLSVSDKYKLIPANGIYVVEVNYGNKTYKGMMSIGLNPTVNSGKDRSIEVNILDFEKDIYGDDLTISFIDKIRDEEKFESLEKLKLQLGKDKQQTLKTFEKLNS